A region from the Rosa rugosa chromosome 6, drRosRugo1.1, whole genome shotgun sequence genome encodes:
- the LOC133718526 gene encoding G-type lectin S-receptor-like serine/threonine-protein kinase SD1-29: MGIEPESVSFFNVSMFFFFILILLPTHYHCSQVYNITPLQPLARGDTLVSPSSIFELGFFSPNGSASKYVGIWRKNIFPRKVVWVANREKPIAVTGSLASLRISSNGSLELVDGKQNSLWSTDVTSEVSSSNTSSVAALLLDSGNFIVKDDAEADAVWQSFDYPGDTMLPNQRVQYNTKSKKGTILTAWKSESDPSAGIYTVEGGRAKEVPAQVIIWINRSTPLWRSGPWDKSQFIGVPDVDDRYLSGVTVEEDVEEGTQYLSYKSFGTLATYGYISSQGNFKFMYVQNDRNWSLYLETLKNPCDIYGACGPFGVCNSSETPICKCLKGFVPSSDQEWRTGNWTMGCVRQTDLSCEKQTDKKSFSLQGKQGYNDDGFWKMTGVKVPDYHQYITSLNTDDINGCMIQCLNNCSCLAYALVNNIGCLVWSKGLIDIVEFSRGGVDLYIRLARKELDSFAGEGKPIKLIAILTAIGLMIVLVAILFGLHKLRANQKGSIPTSRDILREYIGKHDPSELLIYDFDTMLTATDNFSITNKLGQGGFGPVYKGILQDGKEIAVKRLSSSSGQGIEEFKNEMSLISNLQHKNLVRMMGCCIKEDEKLLVYEFMPNKSLDSFLFDPMRREELDWDRRFNIIQGVARGLLYLHHDSYVKVIHRDLKVSNILLDEKMKPKISDFGLARIVEGTQCIENTQKVVGTRGYMSPEYALGGIFSEKSDVYSFGVLELEIISGKKNNNFFLYDQQLGFLAHAWNLWYEGKGLELVDEVLGDSYSSSEVLKCVHIGLLCVHDNSADRPTMKDIALMLSSEKDGPQPKRPEFTMQNSFSHPQPQYEHTNSSINEATITVIEGR, translated from the exons ATGGGTATTGAACCTGAAAGTGTTAGCTTCTTCAATGTCTCAATGTTCTTCTTTTTCATCTTAATCTTGCTTCCAACACATTATCATTGTTCTCAAGTTTATAACATCACTCCTTTGCAACCGTTAGCACGGGGCGACACTCTTGTCTCCCCTAGCAGCATTTTCGAATTAGGCTTCTTCAGTCCTAATGGTTCTGCTAGTAAGTATGTGGGGATATGGCGCAAGAATATATTTCCTCGTAAAGTAGTGTGGGTGGCCAACAGGGAAAAGCCCATTGCAGTTACAGGCTCATTGGCGAGTTTGAGAATTAGCAGCAATGGGAGTTTGGAGCTTGTAGATGGGAAACAGAACTCTTTATGGTCAACCGATGTAACTAGTGAGGTGTCATCATCTAATACTAGTTCAGTTGCAGCACTTCTTTTAGACAGCGGAAATTTTATTGTCAAAGATGATGCAGAGGCGGATGCAGTATGGCAGAGCTTTGATTATCCTGGTGACACGATGCTACCAAACCAGCGGGTTCAATACAATACTAAATCTAAAAAGGGAACTATCCTGACTGCCTGGAAAAGTGAGAGTGATCCATCTGCTGGGATATATACAGTTGAAGGCGGACGGGCAAAAGAGGTGCCAGCACAAGTGATCATTTGGATTAATCGATCAACTCCATTATGGAGAAGTGGGCCATGGGATAAATCACAGTTCATCGGCGTGCCAGATGTGGATGATCGATATCTTAGTGGAGTTACAGTAGAAGAGGATGTAGAAGAGGGAACACAATATTTATCTTATAAATCATTTGGCACTTTGGCAACATATGGATACATCTCTTCACAGGGAAATTTTAAGTTTATGTATGTACAAAACGATAGGAACTGGTCACTCTACCTCGAGACACTAAAGAATCCATGTGACATCTATGGAGCATGTGGGCCTTTTGGGGTTTGCAACAGCTCTGAAACTCCAATCTGCAAGTGTTTGAAAGGGTTTGTGCCAAGTTCAGACCAGGAATGGAGGACGGGAAACTGGACCATGGGGTGCGTAAGGCAAACCGACTTGTCCTGTGAGAAACAAACAGATAAGAAGTCATTCTCATTGCAAGGAAAACAAGGTTATAATGATGATGGGTTTTGGAAGATGACAGGGGTGAAAGTGCCAGATTATCATCAGTATATTACATCATTGAATACTGATGACATCAATGGCTGCATGATACAGTGCCTAAATAATTGTTCTTGCCTGGCTTATGCACTCGTTAATAATATTGGGTGTTTGGTCTGGTCCAAAGGCCTTATAGATATAGTGGAGTTCTCCCGGGGAGGTGTTGATCTTTATATTCGCCTAGCACGCAAAGAACTAG ATTCATTTGCAGGTGAAGGAAAGCCAATTAAGTTGATTGCCATCCTTACAGCTATTGGTTTAATGATTGTCTTGGTTGCCATACTGTTCGGTTTGCACAAATTGCGAGCTAACCAAAAGG GATCGATTCCAACTTCTAGGGATATTCTTCGAGAATATATTGGGAAACATGATCCATCAGAGCTATTGATCTATGATTTTGATACCATGTTAACTGCTACAGACAATTTCAGCATTACAAACAAACTCGGGCAAGGAGGCTTTGGTCCTGTTTATAAG GGTATACTACAAGACGGGAAGGAAATAGCTGTAAAAAGACTATCTAGTAGCTCAGGACAAGGCATTGAAGAGTTCAAGAATGAGATGTCGTTGATCTCCAATCTTCAACACAAAAATCTTGTTAGGATGATGGGTTGCTGCATTAAAGAGGACGAGAAGTTACTGGTCTATGAGTTCATGCCAAACAAAAGCTTGGATTCATTTCTATTTG ATccaatgaggagagaagagctTGATTGGGATAGACGCTTTAATATTATTCAGGGTGTTGCTAGAGGGCTTCTTTATCTCCATCATGATTCCTATGTGAAGGTAATACATAGAGATCTGAAAGTCAGCAACATTCTCTTGGATGAAAAAATGAAaccaaaaatttcagattttggattGGCACGCATAGTTGAAGGAACACAATGTATAGAAAATAcccagaaggttgtgggaaCACG TGGCTATATGTCTCCAGAGTATGCCCTGGGTGggatattttctgaaaaatctgATGTCTATAGTTTCGGGGTTTTGGAATTGGAGATTATTAGCGGCAAGAAGAATAACAACTTTTTTTTATATGACCAACAGCTAGGCTTTCTGGCCCAT GCATGGAACTTGTGGTATGAAGGCAAGGGATTGGAATTAGTAGACGAAGTATTGGGTGATTCATATTCCTCATCAGAAGTATTGAAATGTGTGCACATTGGGCTTCTTTGTGTACATGATAATTCTGCGGATAGGCCAACCATGAAGGATATTGCTTTAATGTTAAGTAGCGAGAAAGATGGTCCACAACCTAAGAGGCCTGAATTTACTATGCAAAACTCATTTTCTCATCCTCAACCGCAGTATGAGCATACTAATTCCTCCATAAACGAAGCTACTATTACAGTGATTGAAGGACGATGA